From Streptomonospora salina, the proteins below share one genomic window:
- a CDS encoding (Fe-S)-binding protein, which produces MLYIVLGIITTLVAVVGVAMFAFGIRRMVQTVRLGRPAESGRTGPFGRRLTTTLIEVLGHTRMLKRPWVGVAHWFVMVSFPLLVFTVAEAHGEVWDPRFHLPLIYDWTVYGLAIELIAALGLIAIVGLALYRQFNGPRRRGRDSRFANSVHWTAYYVEAYIVALLVAIFVIRGFKAAIGDFPFPVWATPLSHALGAVLPASEPALALVAAFKLIISWMFFMVLAAVLTMGIGWHRFTAPFNIYFKRDPEGGPALGGLKPMMDKTGKEPLDFEEADPDEDPFGVGKVEDFTWKGLLDFSSCTECGRCQSQCPAWNTGKPLSPKKLVMDLRDHANAKAPYMMEGITEETPDIHDDVLSLLGQPLVGTEEEGGIIHPDVLWSCTNCGACVEQCPVDIEHIDHIMDMRRYQVMIESSFPSEANTLLKNLENKGNPWGMAEDRRMDWMSELDFEVPVVEDTLPEGTEYLFWVGCAGALEDRAKKTTKAIAELLHTAGVKFAVLGGMEACTGDPARRLGMEYVFQMLAQQNVETLNEAGVTKIVASCPHCFNTLGNEYPQLGGEYDVVHHSQLLAQLVDEGRLTPVQPVEENITYHDPCFLGRHNKVYTPPREIMEQVPGITTKEMHRHKERGFCCGAGGARMWMEERIGKRINTERVDEALTTDPDTVSTACPFCQVMLGDAINEKKSAGEAKESLEVVDVSQLLLRSVKPGAESSGAEPKENA; this is translated from the coding sequence ATGCTCTACATCGTTCTGGGGATCATCACGACCCTCGTCGCCGTGGTCGGGGTCGCCATGTTCGCGTTCGGTATCCGCCGGATGGTGCAGACCGTGCGTCTGGGCCGGCCGGCGGAGAGCGGGCGCACAGGGCCCTTCGGCCGGCGACTGACGACGACGCTGATCGAGGTGCTCGGGCACACCCGGATGCTCAAGCGGCCCTGGGTGGGTGTGGCCCACTGGTTCGTGATGGTGTCCTTCCCGCTGCTGGTGTTCACCGTCGCCGAGGCGCACGGCGAAGTGTGGGACCCCCGCTTCCATCTGCCGCTGATCTACGACTGGACGGTCTACGGGCTGGCCATCGAGCTGATCGCGGCACTGGGTCTGATCGCCATCGTGGGCCTGGCCCTCTACCGCCAGTTCAACGGGCCGCGCCGCCGCGGGCGCGACTCCCGCTTCGCCAACTCCGTGCACTGGACGGCCTACTACGTCGAGGCCTACATCGTCGCGCTGCTGGTCGCCATCTTCGTGATCCGCGGCTTCAAGGCCGCGATCGGCGACTTCCCCTTCCCCGTGTGGGCCACCCCGCTCTCGCACGCGCTGGGCGCGGTGCTGCCCGCGAGTGAACCGGCCCTGGCCCTGGTCGCCGCGTTCAAGCTGATCATCTCCTGGATGTTCTTCATGGTCCTGGCCGCGGTGCTGACCATGGGCATCGGCTGGCACCGCTTCACCGCGCCGTTCAACATCTACTTCAAGCGCGACCCCGAGGGCGGGCCCGCGCTGGGCGGCCTCAAGCCGATGATGGACAAGACCGGCAAGGAGCCGCTGGACTTCGAGGAGGCCGACCCCGACGAGGACCCCTTCGGCGTCGGCAAGGTCGAGGACTTCACCTGGAAGGGCCTGCTCGACTTCTCCAGCTGCACCGAGTGCGGCCGCTGCCAGTCGCAGTGCCCCGCCTGGAACACCGGCAAGCCGCTCTCGCCCAAGAAGCTGGTCATGGACCTGCGGGACCACGCCAACGCCAAGGCGCCCTACATGATGGAGGGCATCACCGAGGAGACGCCCGACATCCACGACGACGTCCTCTCCCTGCTCGGCCAGCCCCTGGTGGGCACCGAGGAGGAAGGGGGCATCATCCACCCCGACGTGCTGTGGTCCTGCACCAACTGCGGCGCGTGCGTCGAGCAGTGCCCGGTCGACATCGAGCACATCGACCACATCATGGACATGCGCCGCTACCAGGTCATGATCGAGTCCAGCTTCCCCTCCGAGGCCAACACCCTGCTCAAGAACCTGGAGAACAAGGGCAACCCCTGGGGCATGGCCGAGGACCGGCGCATGGACTGGATGTCCGAGCTCGACTTCGAGGTCCCCGTCGTCGAGGACACGCTCCCCGAAGGCACCGAGTACCTGTTCTGGGTGGGCTGCGCCGGTGCGCTGGAGGACCGCGCCAAGAAGACCACCAAGGCCATCGCCGAGCTGCTGCACACGGCCGGCGTGAAGTTCGCGGTTCTGGGCGGTATGGAGGCCTGCACCGGCGACCCCGCGCGGCGCCTGGGCATGGAGTACGTCTTCCAGATGCTCGCCCAGCAGAACGTGGAGACGCTCAACGAAGCGGGTGTCACCAAGATCGTGGCCAGCTGCCCGCACTGCTTCAACACGCTGGGCAACGAGTACCCGCAGCTGGGCGGCGAGTACGACGTCGTCCACCACAGCCAGCTGCTGGCCCAGCTGGTGGACGAGGGCCGCCTCACCCCGGTCCAGCCCGTCGAGGAGAACATCACCTACCACGACCCCTGCTTCCTGGGCCGGCACAACAAGGTCTACACCCCTCCGCGGGAGATCATGGAGCAGGTGCCCGGCATCACCACCAAGGAGATGCACCGGCACAAGGAGCGGGGCTTCTGCTGCGGCGCCGGCGGTGCGCGCATGTGGATGGAGGAGCGCATCGGCAAGCGGATCAACACCGAGCGGGTCGACGAGGCGCTGACCACCGACCCCGACACGGTCTCGACCGCCTGCCCGTTCTGCCAGGTGATGCTGGGCGACGCGATCAACGAGAAGAAGTCCGCCGGTGAGGCCAAGGAGTCGCTGGAGGTGGTCGACGTCTCCCAGCTGCTGCTGCGCTCGGTCAAGCCCGGCGCCGAATCCAGTGGAGCGGAGCCCAAGGAGAACGCCTGA